Part of the Besnoitia besnoiti strain Bb-Ger1 chromosome Unknown contig00015, whole genome shotgun sequence genome is shown below.
TCTCGATCCCTGCGTCTTTTTTTTGTGCCCGTCATCAAGACGCGTGCTGGTTGATACATAGGCAGCACACACTTCTCGACACATGGAtttgtatatgtgtatgtgtatgtatatgcatgtctgtcgacgcgcctccgcgtatCTTTTCTGCTCCAATTCGTGCGAAGAGATGTCTCTTTTTCGTGAAAAACGCGCGTCTTTTGTCTGCGTTTGCGCAACAGGGCAActgagcggcgcggcagatCCGAACGCGTTGGAGTCGGGCCGCCCCTTCCTCGGGGCGACGCTCGATGAGCCAGTTCGGGAGACCGTTGTACGCGAAATTCCTTGTTTATTTGGAACACCCCCTTTTAACTCGAAACGCACACGCCTTGCGTATCTGCAGACACTCTAGACTCGCACAAGAGGCCGTCGACGCAACCGCtggccttctgcttctttcttGCCCCCGCAACAGAAtcacacatatatgtacatattcATGTATATGCGTGGATGCAGATGGATGTATATACGTAGCCGTATgcacatatgtatgtatatatatgaatatatgtagatgtatatatgttcATATATGTAGACAtaaatatgtgtatgtatttgTAGGTGCGGATGCATAGTCACGGGGCATGTGGATGCACGCGTACATCTTTTCCGTCGCCACAGTCAGCGATGCGATTCGTGTCGCGGAGCCTGTCCGGtgcagagagcagagacgcagacttTTGTTCGTGCAGCGTCTTGAGACTCCATTGTTTTGCTTTGTATGCAGATGCGCGACTTGAGGAATATCGGAAACAAACTCCTCTACGTGTTGAAGCCTTCTCACATGCGAAacaccgcgggcgcggcgcaagCTGGACTCAGGCAGTGTATGTTCCTTCGTTTGCCTCcttttctcgtttttttGCCTGTCTTTCGCGCTGGGCCATCTGGCGCGGATCTCCTCACTGGAAACCTTCTGGCAAACCTTCCTCGTGCTCTACACACacaccatatatatattaatatataaatataaatgtatgtatacatatatatttacatatttatatgtatgtgtgggCGCGTGCCGTTTCATCCGTGCTTGAATACAAAGCCGGTTGCATGTGATGTGCACACAATCCTATCTGTTTGTGTATCTATCTCTATACCTGTATTCCTATGTCTACATATCTTTATGTATGTCTATGTGCATATCTCTATGTACGTATCTATATCTACACCAGCATATCTATTTCTGTATTTACGTATCTTCACGCAGCTATATCGACGCGTGTGTCTAtctctatatatctatctatgccTGCCTTGCATAGGCAGCCATACAGAAGGCCGCTGTACCTGTATAGACATATCTGCGTGTCTCTGAGGAAGCACGAATTTTCATCGAGCTTTGCTGAAcagctctctgtctgcgtgcGCACGATGCGCGTAGCGAAATGCATTCAGAGAGAAGGCGGTGCGAACGAagagcggagggagaggaagacttTGTTTGGTGGTTCCTCAACCAAcggtttttttcttttctttctgcgcACCTGCAGGGGATCTTTTGGGCCCGctttttctctgtctcttcctctctgtgtAAGTCGCTTGCGCGCGAGGcaacaagagagagagagatagcAGGTCTTTGTTGCTTTCAACATCTCTGCAGTCGCTCTTCAGCATCTCTGCTTCACACAGCCGTCCTCTCAGCTGCCGCTGTTTTCTTatcttcttcgcttcttttctGTGCGTGTCTCCGCTGAAAGGACTTGTTGCCTGCACCTGACGTCACTCTACCTTTCGATTGagccttcctctgcttttCTGCGTGTCCGTCGGCAAACTGTTTCCGGATGTTTGTAGGTTTAATATCTGCCACCCTTTGCCTTGCCCACCCTTTGCCTTGCGATCGTTCCGTCggttctgcggctgcggcgctgcgtaTTTCTCAGTCTGCAGGCTCGCTCCGTTGAACGTGTGCCGCTCTGCGCTCTGTTCGCGACTCTTGATTCAGTGTATGCAGGCattctttctctgctgcctgtgggcggttttttcgcgtttttttaTAGAATTTTGTATGTTCAGGCGTCGTGGGCTCCGCTCCCCGGCACGTCTGAatctgcgccgtcgtcttccacgcagctcgccctgcggcgggagcgccagcgcgtcgccttttCGCTCGTTtacgtcttcgtctccctcggcgcCAGCATCGTGACTGTCAACGCAAAACTCCTGGGAAGCAAACTGTCAGTCGCCTTCGATACAACAGGAGCTTTTTCTTCACGCGGGCTACCAGGGGGGGGCTGAAACTTGCATCTTTTCTTCCTTGAGTGGACGCACACAAGAGGCCTTTTTGTCAATTCAGCTCGGGATCGATAGCTCCTTGCCCCGTGGGCTAGCGAGATTCGCCCGGCGGGCAAACAGACACAGAGTTTTAGAGAGAGACGGACGTGAGAAAGCTTGAATTTCACTTTTTCGCGGCCTCCTAACTAGAGTTTGACCTTTCTCTGTCGAAGCAGACCCGCGGCTATCCGTCTGCAGGGAAAACTGCTCTTGCGCTATCTCCAGCCTCCTTGGGGTTCGAGGACGAGGCTCTGTCCTCTGCATCGTTTGCACGGAGGATTCGATTaccgcgaagagacgcatTGCGGCTTTCGAAAATCCCACCATTTTTCTTAACTTTTGTCGCCGGAGTCGTGTCCTTGGCAGGTGATGCCTTCTTGTCCACGGTCACGGTGTCTTTCTTTAGGTCTTTCTTCCAGAGCGTATGCGTGCTGGGATACTGCCTCTTCCCACTCGACATTGCTGCGCTTTTGAATATCTTTGTCTCGCGCTCCTTTACCTTTCTCAAGCTCCTCATCGCCTTCACTGCGCTTCGCTGGTCAGCTGGAGGTACGCTAAAAAACTTAACTCGCAACCCGAGAGGGAAaacgccgcgctgcctgagGTCTAACCGGCGTGTCTCTGAATCGTCGGCTTCTCTTTGTGCCGCAGCTCCCAGAGTCGCACAGCTGCCCTTCAGGCGGCATTTTTCTTCTCTATGCACGTCCCAGGGCGCTGTGTTTACGCCGTCCGTTAACAGTGCAAGTCTACATATGCATGACTCGCAAGCGTGTGCATCTGtgtcttctcctctgtcATTTTTTTCCCTTTATTGCAGTGCCGCGTCTGTACCGTGCCTCTGTATGTTGTAGCGCCCGGATGGCGTCGCCACATACGGCGTGGACACTTTCGAAttttttcgatttttctTTATTTCGAATTTTTTTGGGGGTCCTTACGTTCTCGCgcggggcgccgcgaccTGCTTGATCTCTCTTTCGCGTGCTTTGCGGGCGTGTCTCAGCCTCCGTGGCGTTCATGGCGGAGATGCTTCCCGAGGAGAaacgcgccctcggcgtcttcccaGTATGGCTCTTCTACGCCGGCATGGCGTGGATCATCTGCTCTGTATGACGTCATCAGCCCGTGTGCATCGGAGCGCCGATTCGAAAGTgacgtcgccgcagcgagccggcGAAGCCCAAGAAGCGCACGTCGTCGTGaccgagcgacggcgcgactCGGCAGCGGAGAAACCCGCGCGGGACCGcgaaatatatacatataatattatatatatttagGGGAGAGAGATGTGAATCTCGATGGTTTGACGGTGACTtacgcatgcgtgcatgtgcGTCGATGTTCATTCCTCTGGcacatgtgtgtgtgctggGGTGAAGGACAAgctttttctgttttcaTGGGGAGTCGGGCTTGGGGATTGGCGCGCactttcttcgcgctcgcttctGTCACCCCGAGAGTCTTCTCCGTTCTCTCTCAATACGCCCACACTGGGCGTTATATGCATGCGTCTGTCGAtctccgcatgcagacgTACATGTTCGACGCCTTTGCATGCGGTGCGCAGTCTCTCAACTTTACAGCCCAGTTTTTGGTTCTTTTTTCAAAAAGACGCTTTTCAGACTCGCAGGCTATGCGCGTGGGAagtgtctccgcgtcggcaAGCAGACCGCACATGTTCTCTTGTATATTATACTATATTGTAATATACTATACTATATTATACTATGTGGTAGTATACTATACTATTATGTGACACTACACTGAATTAGGCTATCCTAAAGTATACCATAATATACTATAATATATTTTATTATATTATACTGTACTATACTAGACTTATCCTATACTCGTGCTAGACTAGTACTAGACTATACTAGTACGATACTATACTAACACTATAC
Proteins encoded:
- a CDS encoding Yip1 domain-containing protein (encoded by transcript BESB_029350), whose translation is MSLFREKRASFVCVCATGQLSGAADPNALESGRPFLGATLDEPVRETVMRDLRNIGNKLLYVLKPSHMRNTAGAAQAGLRQWDLLGPLFLCLFLSVILYVQASWAPLPGTSESAPSSSTQLALRRERQRVAFSLVYVFVSLGASIVTVNAKLLGSKLSFFQSVCVLGYCLFPLDIAALLNIFVSRSFTFLKLLIAFTALRWSAGASVAFMAEMLPEEKRALGVFPVWLFYAGMAWIICSV